In Oreochromis niloticus isolate F11D_XX linkage group LG5, O_niloticus_UMD_NMBU, whole genome shotgun sequence, a single window of DNA contains:
- the LOC100710162 gene encoding cytochrome c oxidase subunit NDUFA4 → MIKTMFQHAKKHPGLIPQFFFMTLGITGAALYLIRLARGPHVTLWDKNNNPEPWSKLDPTYQYKFVAINTDYKNLKKEGPDF, encoded by the exons ATGATTAAAACCATGTTTCAACATGCGAAGAAACATCCAGGG TTAATCCCTCAATTTTTCTTCATGACTCTGGGCATCACAGGGGCCGCCCTCTACCTGATCCGTCTGGCAAGAGGGCCGCATGTCAC CCTCTGggataaaaacaacaacccgGAGCCCTGGAGCAAGCTCGACCCAACCTACCAATACAAG TTTGTGGCCATCAACACAGACTACAAGAACCTGAAGAAAGAGGGACCTGACTTCTAA